The following coding sequences lie in one Cydia strobilella chromosome 20, ilCydStro3.1, whole genome shotgun sequence genomic window:
- the LOC134750473 gene encoding lateral signaling target protein 2 homolog, with translation MRLLYKTGPMESLRKWFYKPKRDDRSLLAQFFFADDALNMVAAELDSFDGRKDPERCSTLVNQLRHAQDRVLNIISQIMDQLLGDERVARGFRVKFPEDVLQDNLAGQLWFGAECLAAGSSIMNREEESAAMRPLAKALTRSLETVRSLLREQCLRPRGLALSQQDDMLHESLRIFDKLFAEFELCYVSAMVNVKTPHEFEAQQLICVLFSESLRRALKHSLLTQEQVDSYDPALMFAVPRLAIVSGLLIYSSGPLSIDKSPEEMSDMFRPFRTLLHKIRSLLWTLDRRELIALERLLCTNEDVSSLAGLEIPHGAEPSEDPSCQYPDIGEFVSRFYADHAPCRDLYTQSSTEPTITESDYLPDYIEVMTPIIDGLRRLDTDSDSTPHQEHPSDPPPSDTASIDTFQNDLLDAKTRKTSRTESSDLSSLRNLSTNGLMMFDPLVINAGNSGEPSNRQLPDHDLVTSLNEQVTEIADRLSSIVSDVDILDHNQIHSFSTNDVPTLISNEPTEPYFSGPKNEQLSCMPSTSHGYLIPNAISHEPVVLASLSHNNSAVFTQEEESAIATDLPLIIPDNIDADIVNTNICIANANLSSLLLTNEEFRQNFIDNNEVANDNNSFTSAKSHIENNEEDKVKFMLGHESDHESPVDSGVSTENTSLDRSPDTENKEIKENHFMQQNRVLKTEDDKASNTLESSFSSVNNGDVSVNINYEEQDTQKNEASSSINVNTDRLSDEDTAVHIKSEELRMAEEVINELARNIVADLSIQDNNSLSNSSPSSSRQKKEERRLRKSSKSKKKKKMWSPGTVILDNRSAQAHSPLRLNLDHFVDESTADDEQIALALQAQELAARQQARGKFKSSEDLIHRLFVCIAGVADQLQTNFAADLRNILKSVFLMNQTPDAPDPDPEPEAEPDKCHIEYAATEDQVIQNGSSFDSVYSAEEVYADSTSDTPSEGSDRRTRSTADRQTDKPPERPSLHPSVSTGDLTMRERCDSLAPAPASSRVERAPEWVPDIAAPSCMRCDSPFTAFRRRHHCRNCGKVFCASCSSNSIPLPRFGQMKPVRVCEECFRSIARGCRRAHYR, from the exons GATCGAGTGCTGAACATCATCAGCCAGATCATGGACCAGCTCCTCGGCGACGAGCGCGTAGCGAGAGGCTTCCGCGTCAAGTTTCCAGAGGACGTGCTCCAGGACAATTTGGCTGGACAGCTTTGGTTCGGAGCTGAG TGTCTAGCCGCTGGTTCATCCATAATGAATCGCGAGGAGGAATCAGCCGCCATGCGCCCCCTGGCCAAAGCCCTCACTAGAAGCCTGGAGACCGTCCGGTCGTTGCTCAGAGAGCAATGCTTGCGACCCAGAGGCCTGGCTCTGTCGCAGCAGGACGACATGCTGCATGAGAGTCTTAGGATATTTGACAA GTTGTTTGCAGAGTTCGAGCTTTGCTACGTGAGCGCCATGGTGAACGTGAAGACTCCTCACGAGTTTGAAGCGCAGCAGCTCATCTGTGTGTTATTCTCCGAGAGCCTACGGAGGGCCTTGAAGCATTCGCTGCTCACACAGGAACAG GTGGACTCATACGACCCAGCACTGATGTTCGCCGTGCCACGGCTCGCCATCGTCAGCGGGCTATTAATATACTCCAGCGGGCCTTTGAGCATAGATAAGTCACCAG AGGAGATGTCAGACATGTTCCGTCCATTCCGCACCCTTCTTCACAAGATCCGCTCTCTCCTGTGGACGCTAGACCGGCGGGAGCTTATAGCCCTCGAGCGGTTACTCTGTACCAACGAAGATGTCTCCAGTTTAGCTGGCCTGGAGATACCGCATG GTGCAGAACCTTCGGAGGACCCGTCGTGCCAGTATCCCGACATCGGCGAGTTCGTGTCTCGCTTCTACGCGGACCACGCTCCCTGCCGCGATCTCTATACGCAGAG TTCCACCGAGCCAACCATCACCGAGAGTGACTACCTGCCGGACTACATAGAAGTGATGACGCCCATCATCGACGGTCTGCGTCGGCTCGACACCGACAGTGACTCCACTCCACACCAAGAACACCCCTCCGACCCTCCCCCGTCTGACACAGCCAGCATAGACACATTCCAAAACGACCTCCTAGACGCTAAGACCCGCAAAACCAGCAGAACGGAAAGCAGCGACTTATCCTCCTTACGAAACCTCTCCACCAACGGCCTCATGATGTTCGACCCTTTAGTTATCAACGCGGGCAATTCTGGCGAACCTTCCAACAGACAGTTACCTGATCACGACCTAGTGACCTCCCTCAACGAGCAAGTCACGGAAATAGCCGATAGATTATCCTCAATAGTTAGCGACGTAGACATACTAGACCATAACCAAATACATTCGTTCTCTACGAACGATGTCCCCACTTTAATATCTAACGAACCGACTGAGCCTTACTTCAGCGGGCCTAAGAACGAACAACTAAGCTGCATGCCTTCCACTAGTCACGGATATTTAATACCGAACGCGATAAGCCACGAACCCGTAGTTTTAGCTTCTCTCTCACATAATAACTCTGCAGTCTTCACTCAAGAAGAAGAAAGTGCAATAGCGACGGATCTCCCTTTAATTATACCGGACAATATTGACGCCGACATTGTAAATACTAACATATGTATAGCTAACGCTAATCTAAGCTCACTATTACTAACTAATGAAGAATTCCGACAAAATTTCATTGATAACAATGAAGTTGCAAATgataataatagtttcacatcaGCGAAATCGCATATAGAAAATAATGAAGAAGATAAAGTGAAGTTTATGCTTGGTCATGAAAGCGATCACGAATCGCCTGTAGATTCGGGCGTCAGTACTGAAAATACTAGTTTAGATAGATCCCCAGACACAGAAAACAAAGAAATCAAAGAAAACCACTTCATGCAACAGAACAGGGTATTAAAAACGGAAGATGACAAAGCTAGTAACACATTAGAAAGTTCCTTTTCCAGTGTAAATAACGGTGATGTTAGCGTTAACATTAATTATGAAGAGCAAGATACTCAAAAGAACGAAGCGTCATCGTCGATTAATGTAAATACAGATAGGTTAAGTGACGAAGATACGGCTGTACATATAAAATCTGAAGAGTTAAGAATGGCGGAAGAGGTTATAAACGAGTTAGCAAGAAACATAGTAGCCGATTTAAGTATTCAAGACAATAATTCCCTGTCGAATTCTTCGCCTAGTAGTTCGCGGCAGAAGAAAGAAGAGAGGCGATTAAGAAAGTCGAGTAAaagcaagaagaagaagaaaatgtgGTCGCCCGGGACCGTGATCTTGGACAACCGGTCGGCGCAGGCTCACAGTCCGCTAAGATTGAATTTGGATCACTTTGTTGATGAAAG TACGGCGGACGATGAGCAAATCGCGTTGGCGCTACAAGCTCAAGAGCTCGCCGCGAGACAACAGGCGAGGGGCAAGTTTAA ATCAAGCGAAGACCTAATCCACCGCCTATTCGTCTGCATAGCTGGAGTCGCTGACCAACTCCAAACGAACTTCGCCGCGGACCTACGGAACATACTGAAGTCAGTGTTCCTCATGAACCAGACGCCGGACGCGCCGGACCCGGATCCGGAACCTGAAGCGGAGCCGGACAAGTGCCACATCGAATACGCGGCCACGGAGGACCAGGTCATTCAGAACG gaAGCTCATTCGACAGTGTGTACTCCGCCGAAGAAGTATACGCGGACAGCACCTCAGATACACCCTCCGAGGgttcagacagacggacacgcAGCacggcggacagacagacggacaagcCGCCCGAGCGGCCCTCCCTGCACCCCTCCGTTTCCACGGGAGATCTCACGATGAG GGAGCGCTGCGACTCGctcgcgccggcgccggcgagcTCGCGCGTGGAGCGAGCGCCGGAGTGGGTGCCCGACATCGCGGCGCCGTCTTGCATGCGCTGCGACTCGCCCTTCACCGCCTTCCGCCGCCGCCATCATTGTAGAAACTGCG gcaaagTATTCTGCGCATCATGCAGCTCTAACTCCATCCCGCTCCCCCGCTTCGGGCAAATGAAGCCGGTGCGCGTGTGCGAGGAGTGCTTCCGATCCATCGCCCGAGGCTGCCGGCGCGCGCACTACAGGTGA